One Anolis carolinensis isolate JA03-04 chromosome 4, rAnoCar3.1.pri, whole genome shotgun sequence DNA window includes the following coding sequences:
- the iqcn gene encoding IQ domain-containing protein N isoform X2 produces METFEDHMWCSHSCHSGDDDDDYSEGIERHPLVKIRSRSNSRSRSRSRSRLNNQNRRRSSFLVDELDMLMDKAATTIQAAWRGHLTRKQLMVEHAAASTIQAAWRHFITREYLALRHGPMPAEQMYGRRRRTPSLASLEDERVRRPRHYSMEDKDHAAEVIQAHYRGYVTRKAISQCRHAAVTIQAHWRGYQTRQELAQRGYPPSKPRKTYYTPPTYVPGSTGWMGPYPRKHWRKVMVGEPEEWASKGGRAPMPKRQKERLKTTQPKVCPQCGHCTGVRVLVGVGKAPPSESDRDEEYDVRTPRSRRSQPKGMSTKASKSPGPAPRPHHYRAQVSYQTSSRSYYSNVVSDDQPRRQGRDPQRLLAGQVSTTRVTRERTTGRSYSSTSLQQPTAPSPGTSEWLYENYCARRMGEGQRRVFKTRKQIWQVARAATLIQSFWRGWKVRRSLAVQQAAATTIQSAYRGYKTRVYLIEAGVLSEGDTE; encoded by the coding sequence ATGGAGACCTTTGAGGACCACATGTGGTGCTCCCACAGCTGCCACAGCGGGGACGATGATGACGACTATAGCGAAGGCATCGAGCGGCACCCTTTGGTCAAGATACGATCCCGGAGCAACAGCCGCAGCCGCAGCCGCAGCCGCAGCCGACTCAACAACCAGAACCGCCGCCGCTCCTCCTTCCTGGTTGACGAGCTGGACATGCTGATGGACAAGGCGGCCACCACCATCCAGGCCGCCTGGCGAGGCCACCTCACCCGCAAGCAACTCATGGTCGAGCACGCCGCCGCCTCCACCATCCAGGCCGCCTGGAGGCACTTCATCACCAGGGAGTACCTGGCCCTGAGGCATGGCCCGATGCCGGCGGAGCAGATGTACGGCCGGCGGAGGAGGACCCCCTCCTTGGCCTCCTTGGAGGACGAAAGGGTCCGAAGGCCGCGGCACTACTCCATGGAGGACAAGGACCATGCCGCAGAGGTCATCCAGGCCCATTACCGTGGCTACGTGACCCGTAAGGCCATCAGCCAGTGCCGTCACGCGGCCGTCACCATCCAAGCCCACTGGAGGGGCTACCAAACCCGCCAGGAGTTAGCACAACGTGGCTATCCACCTTCCAAACCACGGAAGACCTATTATACTCCACCAACTTATGTTCCCGGCAGTACTGGGTGGATGGGCCCTTATCCTCGGAAGCATTGGCGCAAAGTGATGGTAGGGGAGCCCGAGGAGTGGGCAAGCAAAGGCGGCCGGGCCCCGATGCCCAAGCGGCAGAAGGAGCGTCTCAAAACGACCCAGCCCAAGGTGTGCCCGCAGTGTGGGCATTGCACTGGCGTACGCGTCTTGGTGGGAGTGGGCAAGGCCCCGCCGTCCGAATCAGACCGGGACGAGGAGTATGATGTCCGCACTCCTCGTTCTCGTCGCAGCCAGCCGAAGGGTATGTCCACTAAGGCCTCAAAGAGCCCGGGGCCGGCCCCGAGGCCTCACCATTACCGTGCCCAAGTCTCCTACCAAACCAGCTCCAGATCCTACTACTCGAATGTCGTGAGCGACGACCAGCCCCGGAGGCAAGGCCGGGACCCACAAAGGCTCCTCGCAGGGCAAGTGTCCACCACCAGGGTCACTCGGGAGAGGACCACCGGACGGAGTTACTCCTCCACCAGCCTCCAGCAGCCGACCGCGCCATCGCCAGGCACTTCGGAGTGGCTCTACGAGAACTACTGCGCCCGGCGGATGGGCGAAGGGCAGCGGCGGGTGTTCAAGACCCGTAAGCAGATCTGGCAGGTGGCCCGGGCCgccaccctcatccagtccttcTGGCGGGGATGGAAGGTCCGGCGGTCATTGGCCGTCCAGCAAGCGGCCGCCACCACCATCCAGTCGGCCTACCGGGGCTACAAGACCCGCGTCTACCTCATCGAGGCCGGAGTGCTGAGCGAAGGAGACACCGAGTGA
- the lrrc24 gene encoding leucine-rich repeat-containing protein 24 isoform X2, whose protein sequence is MAPAPASRLSLFLLGLMAAQVRSCPSTCRCYSTTVECGSLGLKEIPSGIHPSTQTVFLQDNSVTQIHQQDLAPLWGLQYLYMQNNTISALEPGAFRNQNRLLELALNGNRIHLINSSIFKGLEHLRVLYLAGNQITRLPDFTFCDLERLQELHLQENSIEALEEQALVGLTSLALLDLSKNNLRTISRAALRPLISLQVLRLTENPWRCDCSLHWLSSWIKEEGQRLLGPLDKKIVCSEPPRLAYQSLTDVSGNSLICIPPVVQVEPLEVTARLGDDLRVSCQASGYPQPLVTWRKLAHWRSGTGSRSGGSRSTGGTFELSERSVGERFEQSDTGSGMLFLNNVTVSHAGKYECEASNPGGTARVFFHLMVNLSQQQQQQQHHQQQTSRGYPASVDISQEPLYDMESMDFNALSMATQTAIAVAISLLALVALLLVIMIYRKHRKRKKAKKEENILYVNDYSDGPTTFAQLEEYRDERGHEMFVIDRNKPLFATYKDPQGLAGVFPDQLQDQATQTLEGEEERPPDTNELFANQGLMFQPQIAYEIHC, encoded by the exons ATGGCCCCGGCCCCGGCCTCCCGCCTCTCCCTCTTCCTGCTGGGCCTGATGGCCGCCCAGGTCCGCTCCTGTCCGTCCACCTGCCGCTGCTACAGCACGACTGTGGAGTGCGGCTCCCTGGGCCTCAAGGAGATCCCCAGCGGCATCcacccttccacacag ACGGTCTTCCTCCAAGACAACAGCGTGACGCAGATCCACCAGCAAGACCTGGCCCCGCTGTGGGGCCTGCAGTACCTCTACATGCAGAACAACACCATCTCGGCCCTGGAGCCGGGCGCCTTCCGCAACCAGAACCGGCTGCTGGAGCTGGCCCTCAACGGCAACCGGATCCACCTCATCAACAGCAGCATCTTCAAGGGCCTGGAGCACCTGCGCGTCCTCTACCTGGCCGGCAACCAGATCACCCGGCTGCCCGACTTCACTTTCTGCGACCTGGAG CGCCTGCAAGAGCTCCACTTGCAGGAGAACAGCATCGAGGCGCTGGAGGAGCAGGCGCTGGTGGGCCTGACCTCGCTGGCGCTGCTGGACCTCAGCAAGAACAACCTGCGCACCATCAGCCGGGCGGCCCTGCGGCCCCTCATCAGCCTCCAGGTGCTGCGCCTGACAG AGAACCCCTGGCGCTGCGACTGCTCCCTGcactggctcagctcctggatcAAGGAGGAAGGCCAGCGCCTCTTGGGCCCCTTGGACAAGAAGATTGTCTGCTCGGAGCCGCCGCGCTTGGCCTACCAGAGCCTGACCGACGTCTCCGGCAACAGCCTGATCTGCATCCCGCCGGTGGTGCAAGTGGAGCCGCTGGAGGTCACGGCCCGGCTGGGGGACGACTTGCGGGTCTCCTGCCAGGCCTCGGGATACCCGCAGCCGTTGGTCACCTGGCGCAAGCTGGCGCACTGGCGCTCAGGGACAGGATCCCGGTCCGGTGGCTCCCGTTCGACGGGCGGCACCTTCGAGCTGAGCGAGCGCAGCGTGGGGGAACGCTTCGAGCAGTCGGACACGGGGAGCGGGATGCTGTTCCTCAACAACGTGACGGTGTCCCACGCCGGGAAGTACGAGTGCGAGGCCTCCAACCCGGGCGGCACGGCGAGGGTCTTCTTCCACCTCATGGTCAACCTctctcagcagcagcagcagcaacaacatcacCAGCAGCAGACGTCGAGGGGCTACCCGGCCTCGGTGGACATCAGCCAGGAGCCCCTCTACGACATGGAGAGCATGGACTTCAACGCCCTCAGCATGGCCACCCAGACAGCCATCGCAGTGGCCATCTCCCTGCTGGCACTGGTGGCCCTCCTCTTGGTCATCATGATCTACCGCAAGCACCGCAAGCGGAAGAAGGCCAAGAAGGAGGAGAACATCCTCTACGTCAATGACTACTCGGATGGGCCCACCACCTTCGCCCAGCTAGAGGAGTACCGGGATGAGCGGGGCCACGAGATGTTTGTCATTGACCGCAACAAGCCCCTCTTTGCCACCTACAAGGACCCCCAAGGCCTGGCCGGGGTCTTTCCCGACCAACTGCAAGACCAAGCCACCCAGACGCTGGAAGGGGAAGAAGAGCGGCCCCCGGACACCAATGAACTCTTCGCCAACCAGGGACTGATGTTCCAGCCTCAAATTGCTTATGAAATCCATTGTTGA